The nucleotide window GGCTGGCCTATGGTCTGAGCGCCTACGGGCTGGCCGCTCAGCTCAAGATCTCCACCGAGGAGGCCAAGGTCCAGATGGACCAATACTTCGCCCGATTCGGCGGGGTGCGCGACTACCTGAATTCCGTCGTGGAGCAGGCCCGCAAGGACGGCTACACCTCGACCGTCCTGGGCCGCCGGCGATACCTGCCAGAGCTAGACAGCAGCAATCGCCAGGTGCGGGAGGCGGCCGAGCGCGCGGCACTGAACGCCCCGATCCAGGGCAGCGCGGCCGACATCATCAAGGTAGCGATGCTCGAAGTCGACAAGGCGCTAAAGGCATCTGGGTTGAAATCCCGGATGCTGTTACAGGTCCACGACGAACTGTTGTTTGAAATCGCGGCCGGCGAACGGGAGCAGGTCGAGGCCTTAGTGCGCGACAAGATGGGTGGCGCCTACCCGCTGGACGTCCCGCTGGACGTATCGGTTGGCTACGGCCGCAGCTGGGACTCGGCGGCACACTGAGAGCACGGGCCGGCGGTCTTGTCGCGAGGCGCCTTCGATCGTGATGTCCTAGTCTTGCCCGAGGAATTCGACGACTGTAGGCAGCCGAGTAGTGCAGCGAATAAGGAGAGAGATGACCGCAGGCTGGATTATCCCATTCATTATCCTAGGCGGCGCACTTCAGACATGCGGGGCGGCAATGAATGGTCAACTTTACAAACATATGATCAACCCATGGCTGGCCTCGGCGATATCATTTGCGCTGATTACGTTGTTCTTCATCGGCGCCTTCCTGATCATGCCGAATCCGTTGCCGACCACTAAAGACATCGCCACAATGCCCTGGTGGGCCGTTGTTGGTGGCCTCGTTGGTGCCGTTCAGGTATACGCCGGTCTGACATTGGTGAACAGGGTTGGCGCGGGAACGTTTATCGGGTTCACGGTGACGGCGGCCCTCATAATGTCGTTGCTGATTGATCATTTCGGTTGGCTTCGTGTCGATGCGCACCCGATTACCGTATGGCGGGCTCTCGGCGGTGCATTCCTGGTTCTCGGAGTGGTATTAGTTGCCAAATTCTGATCACTGAATTCGCAGAATTCATTGCAAGTATTGTTGCGGCCGAGGGGGCCGAGCGGGGCGGTGAACGTTGGGTGAATTCGCGGAAAAACTATCGGTGGTTGATGGCCGTCGGGCGCCGGTGATCGGGGTGATCCGGCGACCGCACCCGTGTGCTGGCCCGCGCCTGCCCGGGTCCCCAGGTGGACTCCACCAGGACCCGTCCGTCGGCGGGAACACCCCGGCGTCTACACTCGGTCACCGACAACCGAGTTTGTCCAGCATGTCCACTGTCGAGTAGCCTCGACAGATGCCCGTCGGTGCTTGATGGCGGGTCGCAACCAATACCAACTGTCCCTACGACCTAACCCTGTCCGGAGCAACCCAACAATATGCCGAGTCCCGCCGTCACCTCGCCGCAAGTAGCCGTCAACGACATTGGCTCTGCCGAGGACTTTCTCGCAGCAATAGACAAAACGATCAAGTACTTCAACGATGGCGACATCGTCGAAGGCACGATCGTCAAAGTGGACCGGGACGAGGTGCTCCTCGATATCGGCTACAAGACCGAAGGGGTCATCCCCGCCCGAGAACTCTCCATCAAGCACGACGTCGACCCCAATGAGGTCGTTTCCGTCGGCGATGAGGTTGAGGCCCTGGTTCTCACCAAGGAGGACAAAGAGGGCCGCCTGATCCTCTCCAAGAAGCGCGCCCAGTACGAGCGCGCCTGGGGCACCATCGAGGCGCTCAAGGAGAAGGATGAGGCCGTTAAGGGCACCGTCATCGAGGTGGTCAAGGGTGGTCTGATCCTCGACATCGGGCTGCGCGGCTTCCTGCCCGCCTCGCTGGTCGAGATGCGGCGAGTCCGCGACCTGCAGCCCTACATCGGCAAGGAGATCGAAGCCAAGATCATCGAGCTGGACAAGAACCGCAACAATGTGGTGCTGAGCCGCCGCGCCTGGCTGGAGCAGACCCAGTCCGAGGTGCGCAGCGAATTCCTCAACCAGCTGCAGAAGGGCACCATCCGCAAGGGTGTGGTCTCCTCGATCGTCAACTTCGGCGCGTTCGTCGACCTAGGCGGTGTGGACGGTCTGGTGCATGTTTCGGAGCTGTCCTGGAAGCACATTGACCATCCGTCCGAGGTGGTCCAGGTTGGTGACGAGGTCACCGTCGAGGTTCTCGATGTCGACATGGACCGTGAGCGGGTTTCGCTGTCGCTGAAGGCAACGCAGGAAGACCCCTGGCGGCACTTCGCCCGCACCCATGCGATTGGCCAAATCGTGCCGGGCAAGGTCACCAAGCTGGTGCCGTTTGGCGCGTTCGTTCGCGTCGAGGAGGGCATCGAGGGCCTGGTGCACATCTCCGAGCTGGCCGAGCGTCACGTCGAGGTGCCCGACCAGGTGGTGGGTGTCGGCGACGACGCGATGGTCAAGGTGATCGACATCGACCTGGAACGGCGCCGCATCTCGTTGTCGCTCAAGCAGGCCAACGAGGACTACACCGAGGAGTTCGACCCGGCGAAGTACGGCATGGCTGACAGCTATGACGAGCAGGGCAACTACATCTTCCCCGAGGGCTTCGACCCCGACACCAACGAGTGGATGGAAGGTTTCGACACTCAGCGGGCCGAGTGGGAAGCGCGCTATGCCGAAGCCGAGCGTCGGCACAAGATGCACACCACGCAGATGGAGAAGTTCGCCGCGGCCGAGGCAGACGGGCACGGCGGTTCGGAGTCGGTGAGCAGCGGTGCGCCGCAGGAGAAGGCCGCGGGCGGGTCGCTGGCCAGCGACGCCCAATTGGCCGCGCTACGGGAAAAGCTCGCCGGCAACGCTTAGTTTCTCCGGGGCGCTGTTCAGGCAATGCTGCGAATCGGGCTGACCGGCGGTATCGGCGCTGGGAAGTCGGCGCTGTCGACAACTTTCGCCGAATGTGGCGGGGTTGTCGTCGATGGCGATGTGCTGGCCCGTGAGGTAGTCGAGCCCGGTACCGAGGGTTTGGCGTCCCTGGTTGGTGCCTTTGGCGCTGACATCTTGGGACCGGACGGGGCGCTGGATCGGCCGGCGTTGGCAGCCAAGGCGTTTCGGAACGACCAGGCAAGAGGCGTGCTGAACGGGATCGTTCATCCGTTGGTGGCGCGTCGACGTTCGGAGATTCTCGCGGCGGTCCCAGACGACGCTGTTATCGTCGAGGACATTCCGTTGCTGGTGGAATCGGGGTTGGCCCCGTTATTCCCGTTGGTGGTGGTGGTGCACGCCGATGTCGAGGTCCGTGTACGACGGCTAGTTGAGCAGCGGGGCATGCCGGAAGCCGACGCCCGGGCCAGAATTGCCGCTCAGGCCACCGACGAGCAACGGCGGGCAGTTGCCGACGTTTGGCTGGACAATTCAAGCAGCCCAGAGGTTTTGGTCCAGCGGGCACGTGAGGTGTGGAATTGCCGGATTCTGCCGTTCGCACGCAACGTGAACGCGCGCGTGATCGCGCGGCCACCGGCGCGGCTGGTGCCGTCCGACCCGACGTGGCCGGACCAGGCGAAACGCATCATCGCCCGGTTGAAAACCGTGTGCGGTCACAGGGCGTTACGGGTTGACCACATCGGGTCGACCGCCGTGCCGCACTACCCCGATTTCCTGGCCAAGGACGTCATCGACATTCAGATCACCGTCGAATCACTAGAGGTAGCAGACGAACTCGTCGAGTCGCTGTTGTCCATCGGCTACCCGCGCCTCGACCAGATCACCATGGACCACGATAAGGCCGACGCGCGCAGCGTCATCGATCGTTATGACCACAGTGGCGGTCCTGCGCTGTGGCACAAGAGGTTTCATGGATCAGCGGATCCTGGTCGGCCGACCAATGTGCACATCCGGGTGGATGGCTGGCCCAATCAGCAATTCGCCCTGCTCTTCGTCGATTGGTTGACGGCCAACCCAGCTGTCCGCGCCGACTATCTCGCGGTCAAGCGTGAAGCCGAAAAGCACGCCGCGCTCGGTGACGGGGGCGTCGAGCGCTATGTCGCAGTTAAGGAGCCCTGGTTTCTCGATGCCTATCGGCGGGCCTGGGATTGGGCAGATTCAATCGGATGGCGGCCCCGGCCCGTCTGATATCGCGCGACAGCGTGGGACGGCCGTGCCGGTCGCGTGGCCCGCGGGCCCGACGTGAACCCGAAGTAGCCCGAGCAGGTCCGGTGTTCTCACCACACTGCGGCTTGGCTGCCGGGCCTAACTGAGCGCCTTGTCCCGGTGGAGTTCGCTGAGGTCGGTTCCCCGGCCTGCTCAGCGAGGCCCGTGCCAGCTGATCGTCATGCCGTGGGCAGCCAGCCAACGTGGCAGGTCGTAGCCATTGCGGGCCAGGCCATCGACCGCGCTCAACGCTCGGCGTACCGCTTGCTCGGCGACATCCGAGGTCAGCAGGCCGTGTCGGACGGCGTCGAGCAGTTCGTCGACATCGGCCAGGTGCAGCCCATTGCCAGTGCGCACCTCGATGTCGAGGTAGTGATCTTCCGAACGCCACACTGCTTGGCTCGGTAGGTATTCGCCGACATCGAGGTAGTAGTCGTGGTCTCGCTCATGGCCGGGGTTGAAGTGGAATATCGTGGCTCGCAGCCCCAAGGACGGCAGTAGCCAGGACTCGAGGTAGTGAAACTGCCTCCGGCCGGGGGTGGGCCGGGCCATGTAGAGCCCCCACGGGTGCACCGTGTACTCATCGACGGCACGCACAATGCCCTTCGGATCGGTGTTGGTGCCGGCGACCAGGTCGAACGTCTCGTGCTTGGGTGGATGGATGGCGTCACTCTACCGTCGTTCGGCGCGGGTGGCCGGGTAGCGGTCGGGACACGGTGCTAACCCACGCCGGGTGCATGCCCCGGCCGGGCCTGTCGGTGGCGGGTTCTACCCTGGTTGTCATGGCCTTTGCCACCGAGCACCCCGCCGGAGATGTTCCGGTCGCCCATTCGGAATACCGCGCCGTTGATGACGTCGTGCGCTCCGGTGCCCGCTTCGAGGTGGTCAGCCCGCACGCTCCCGCCGGAGATCAGCCGACGGCGATCAACGAGCTAGAGCGGCGGATCCGGGCGGGTGAGCGCGACGTGGTGCTGCTGGGCGCAACCGGGACCGGTAAGTCGGCGACGACGGCGTGGCTGATCGAGCGTCTGCAGCGTCCCACGCTGGTCATGGCGCCGAACAAGACCCTGGCCGCGCAGTTGGCGAATGAACTGCGAGAAATGTTGCCGCACAACGCGGTCGAGTACTTTGTGTCGTACTACGACTACTACCAGCCGGAGGCGTATATCGCGCAGACGGACACCTACATCGAGAAGGACAGCTCGATCAACGACGACGTGGAGCGGCTGCGGCACTCGGCCACGTCGGCCTTGCTTTCGCGGCGCGATGTGGTGGTGGTGGCTTCGGTGTCGTGCATTTATGGCCTGGGTACCCCCCAGTCCTATCTGGATCGCTCCGTCGAGTTGCGAGTCGGCACCGAGGTGCCGCGGGACGGACTGCTGCGACTTTTGGTCGACGTGCAGTACACCCGCAACGACCTTTCGTTCACCCGTGGCTCGTTTCGGGTCCGCGGGGACACCGTGGAGATCATTCCCTCCTACGAAGAGCTGGCGGTGCGTATCGAGTTCTTCGGCGACGAGATCGAAGCGCTGTATTACCTGCACCCGTTGACCGGGGAGGTCATTCGCCAGGTCGAGTCGCTGCGGATCTTCCCGGCCACCCACTATGTGGCCGGGCCGGAGCGGATGGCCCAGGCGATCTCCACGATCGAGGAGGAGCTTGCCGAGCGGCTCGCCGAACTCGAGAGGCAGGGCAAGTTGCTGGAGGCGCAGCGGTTGCGGATGCGCACCAACTACGACATCGAGATGATGCGCCAGGTGGGATTTTGCTCGGGGATCGAGAACTATTCTCGCCACATCGACGGACGGCCCGCTGGCTCAGCCCCTGCCACGCTGCTGGATTATTTTCCCGAGGACTTCTTGCTGGTCATCGACGAGTCTCACGTCACCGTCCCACAGATCGGCGGCATGTACGAAGGCGACATTTCACGGAAGCGCAACTTGGTGGAGTACGGGTTCCGGCTACCCTCGGCGGTGGACAACCGCCCGCTGCAATGGGAGGAGTTCGCCGACCGGATCGGGCAGACGGTATATCTGTCGGCAACCCCAGGGCCCTATGAACTCAGTCAGACCGGAGGCGAGTTCGTCGAGCAGGTGATTCGGCCTACCGGCCTGGTGGATCCCAAAGTCGTGGTCAAGCCGACCAAGGGGCAGATCGACGACCTGATCGGTGAGATCCGCAGGCGGGCCGAGGCCGACCAGCGGGTGCTGGTGACGACGCTGACCAAGAAGATGGCCGAAGACCTCACCGACTACCTGCTGGAACTGGGCATCCGGGTGCGCTATCTGCACTCCGAAGTCGACACATTGCGTCGGGTGGAGCTGCTGCGCCAGCTACGGCTCGGCGAGTACGACGTGCTGGTCGGCATCAATCTGCTCCGCGAGGGCCTGGACCTGCCCGAGGTCTCGCTAGTGGCGATTCTCGACGCCGATAAGGAAGGGTTTTTGCGGTCCACCCGCAGCCTCATCCAGACCATCGGCCGCGCCGCTCGCAACGTGTCGGGGGAAGTACACATGTACGCCGACACCATCACCGACTCGATGAGGGAGGCCATCGACGAGACCGAACGGCGGCGGGCCAAGCAGATCGCCTACAACGAGGCCAACGGGATCGACCCACAACCGCTGCGCAAAAAGATCGCCGACATCCTCGACCAGGTCTATCGCGAGGCCGCCGATACCGAAGCCGCCGACGCCGTCCCGGTCGGCGGCTCGGCGCGCAATGCCTCCCGCGGCCGGAGAGCGCAGGGGGAGCCGGGTCGGGCGGTGAGCGCGGGCGTGTTCGAAGGCCGCGACACTTCGAGCATGCCGCGCGCGGAGCTGGCGGACCTGATCAAGGACCTCACCGCGCAGATGATGGCTGCGGCGCGGGAATTACAGTTCGAGCTGGCGGCCCGATTCCGTGACGAGATCGCCGATCTCAAGAAGGAACTGCGCGGGATGGATGCCGCCGGTCTGAAGTAACCTGCCAACCACAACCACGAGTTCCCCCCTACGGTGTAGCTGTGACCGACACGGTGAGCCCGGCCGGCAGCTGGCGTGAGCTGCTGACCACCCATCTGGGGACCTCCACCGTGCTGGCCGGTGGTGTCGCGATGTACGCGACCAACGAGTTTTTGACGATCAGTCTGCTGCCGAGCACGATCGCCGAGATCGGCGGCGGCCGACTGTATGCCTGGGTGACCACGTTGTATCTGGTTGGCTCCGTGGTCGCGGCGACCATGGTCAACTCGATGCTGCGTGCCCTGGGCCCGCGCTGGTCATTTCTGTTGGGATTGGCCCTCTTCGGCGTGGCCAGTGTGGTCTGCGGGGCGGCGCCGACGATGGAGGTCCTGATAGCGGGGCGTGCCCTCCAAGGGATCGCCGGCGGATTGCTCGCCGGCTTGGGCTATGCGCTGATCAACGCCGCTCTGCCACGCTCGTTGTGGACTCGCGGATCCGCGCTCGTGTCGGCGATGTGGGGCGTCGCGACGATCGTCGGGCCGGCGACGGGTGGCCTCTTTGCACAACTAGGACTGTGGCGGTGGGCGTTTGGCGCCATGGCCATGCTGACGGCGGCGATGGCTCTGCTGGTAACGATGGTGCTAGCCGCGGGCCGGGTCGATCCGCGCGATGCAACCTCGATACCCCCGGCGCTCAAGGTGCCGGTGTGGTCGTTGCTGCTGGTGGGCAGCGCCGCGTTGGCGGTCAGCGTGGCCCAGCTCCCGCGTAACGGGATGGCAACCACCGGACTGCTCGTTCTCGGCGTGTTGTTGGTCGGGCTGGCCGTGGTCGTCGACTGGCGAAGCGACGCAGCGGTATTGCCGCACAGCGTATTTGGCAGCGGGCCGCTGAAATGGATTTATCTGACCATGGCGATGCAGATGATGGCGGTGATGGTCGACACGTATGTACCGCTGTTCGGACAGCGGTTGGGGCACCTGACGCCGGTGGCTGCCGGCTTTTTGGGGGCATCATTGGCGATCGGCTGGACGGTCAGCGAGATCGCCAGCGCATCGCTGAACAACCCACGAACCATCGGGCGCGTGATCGCGATCGCGCCGCTGGTAATGGCGTCGGGTCTGGCGCTGGCCGCATTCACCCAGCGGGCCGACGCCCCTATCGGGGTTGTCGCGCTGTGGGCAGGGGCGCTGATGATCGCCGGGTTCGGCATCGGGATGGCCTGGCCGCATCTGTCGGCCCGCGCCATGCAATCCGTCGACGACCCCGCCGAGGGTGGCGCTGCCGCTGCCGCCATCAACACCGTGCAGCTGATCTCCGGAGCATTTGGCGCCGGACTGGCCGGTGTCGTCGTGAATACCGCCACCGGCGGCGAGGTGGCGGCCGCACGCTGGCTATTCGCGGTCTTCACGGTGCTGGCCGGGGTCGGACTCCTGTCCTCCTACCGGGTATCCCACCCAGCCACCCGGGGTGATCACGACTCAACGTGTTGACTTGACCACCTGCGAATAGTGGAACTGCCACCGCTCGACAATGTGGAAACCCAGGTAGCTCGGGAAGCGGTAGGCGGGCGTCCGTCCGAACGCCGTACCCGGTGACAGTGATTGCCCCACTTGATGATCGGGTAGCGACGCATCGTGATTGGAGATCGTCCAGACGGTGGTGCACTTGTTGATTTTGGCCGTCGTGAGCCACACCGCGACGTGCCCGTCCCACAGCGTGCCGACCGTGGGCCCATAGGCGCCGCGCTCGACGTCGATCAGGGACTGGAAGGCGCCCGGCCGGGTCGCCAGCAGTGCGCGAACGGGACCGGGCCTCCAGGGCACCGTGTTGTCGACCAGGAGACAGTCTCCCGGGGCGGCATGAGCACTGATTAGGTCCGCCACCTGGCTGTAGTCCCAGCCCTCCTTGGCGTAGGGCCCCCGTTGTGTGAAGAAGTAGTTGGGGAACGCGGCGACGGCCAGCAGCGCCACAATTCCGGCGATGTACCAGGGCCTCCGGGCGATGGCGACGATGCAGACCGCTAGCACGACGGCCGCGCCGGGGGCGGTGAGGATCAGGTAGCGCGGGTAGTAAACGGGTTCGACGATCGCCGAGTAGATCAGCACGACGGCGGTGGGGATGACCACCCACGCCACGCTGGCCAGCAGGAGTGGGCCGGTACCGTCGCTGCGCCCTGACACGCCGGCCAAGCGCAGCGCACCAGCCGCGACAACGATCACGCCGGCGAGGATTGCGAACGGAACGCTGTGGTCGAAATACTGCCTATGCATCACGTCGAGCAACAGGTTTCTGTTCAGTCCCGAAATCCATCCGACCTGCCAGATCTGGCCGTGGGCGAACAGCACGAACGGTGTCATCGCCACGAGTGCGGCCACCGTAGCGATCGTCCACCGGATGACCGGGGACTTTCGTGTGTTTTCCGGGGCCAACAGCGGCAGCAGTGCGGCGTGGACCAGCACCAGCAGACCGAAGTTGAGATTGACCAGGATCGACAGCACCAACACCAGCGCGTAGCGCAGCCACCGCCAGCGGCTGTTCCGCCGCACGGCCGTAACCAGCACGACGGTGAGCCAGACGGCGGCGGCCACCGACAGCGCAGAGGAGCGAGCCTCGATCCCGGCCCACGTCACCCGCGGCAGGATGGCGAAGACGACACCGGCGCACAACGCGTTAGTTCGCCCGGAAAATTGCTTGGTGAACACCACAACGCCCGCGGCCGCCGCCCCGATAGCCAGGCTGCTGGGAACTCGTGACCAGAATTCGGTGGGCGGAAAGATCATGAACCAGCCGTGCATCAACAGGTAGTAGAGGCCGTGCACGGCGTCGATGTGGCCCAGTAGTTTCCATAGCTCCGGCACTGTCCGGCTTGCCGACGCCGAGATGGTGGCGCCCTCGTCGAACCACAAAGACGGCCTCGCGGCCCAGGCGGCGCTGATAGCCGTGGCCAGCAACGCAACGGCCCACGGGTCTAGCCATCGGCCACGTGCGGGCGGGTGCTCAGTGGGCTCAAGGACGGCCGCCGTGCCCTGCTCAAGCGTTGGTACGGACATGATGCTTGTCACTGTAGGGCTCCCGCGATGATCCTGGTCACCAGCCATGTTGGGGTATGTGACCCGGCCAATCGGCGGGTGTTGGCATGCGCCGGCCCCGCGATGGGTCGATATCGCGTGAAAAGCACTGTGCTGCT belongs to Mycobacterium basiliense and includes:
- a CDS encoding MFS transporter; amino-acid sequence: MTDTVSPAGSWRELLTTHLGTSTVLAGGVAMYATNEFLTISLLPSTIAEIGGGRLYAWVTTLYLVGSVVAATMVNSMLRALGPRWSFLLGLALFGVASVVCGAAPTMEVLIAGRALQGIAGGLLAGLGYALINAALPRSLWTRGSALVSAMWGVATIVGPATGGLFAQLGLWRWAFGAMAMLTAAMALLVTMVLAAGRVDPRDATSIPPALKVPVWSLLLVGSAALAVSVAQLPRNGMATTGLLVLGVLLVGLAVVVDWRSDAAVLPHSVFGSGPLKWIYLTMAMQMMAVMVDTYVPLFGQRLGHLTPVAAGFLGASLAIGWTVSEIASASLNNPRTIGRVIAIAPLVMASGLALAAFTQRADAPIGVVALWAGALMIAGFGIGMAWPHLSARAMQSVDDPAEGGAAAAAINTVQLISGAFGAGLAGVVVNTATGGEVAAARWLFAVFTVLAGVGLLSSYRVSHPATRGDHDSTC
- the coaE gene encoding dephospho-CoA kinase encodes the protein MLRIGLTGGIGAGKSALSTTFAECGGVVVDGDVLAREVVEPGTEGLASLVGAFGADILGPDGALDRPALAAKAFRNDQARGVLNGIVHPLVARRRSEILAAVPDDAVIVEDIPLLVESGLAPLFPLVVVVHADVEVRVRRLVEQRGMPEADARARIAAQATDEQRRAVADVWLDNSSSPEVLVQRAREVWNCRILPFARNVNARVIARPPARLVPSDPTWPDQAKRIIARLKTVCGHRALRVDHIGSTAVPHYPDFLAKDVIDIQITVESLEVADELVESLLSIGYPRLDQITMDHDKADARSVIDRYDHSGGPALWHKRFHGSADPGRPTNVHIRVDGWPNQQFALLFVDWLTANPAVRADYLAVKREAEKHAALGDGGVERYVAVKEPWFLDAYRRAWDWADSIGWRPRPV
- the rpsA gene encoding 30S ribosomal protein S1 — protein: MPSPAVTSPQVAVNDIGSAEDFLAAIDKTIKYFNDGDIVEGTIVKVDRDEVLLDIGYKTEGVIPARELSIKHDVDPNEVVSVGDEVEALVLTKEDKEGRLILSKKRAQYERAWGTIEALKEKDEAVKGTVIEVVKGGLILDIGLRGFLPASLVEMRRVRDLQPYIGKEIEAKIIELDKNRNNVVLSRRAWLEQTQSEVRSEFLNQLQKGTIRKGVVSSIVNFGAFVDLGGVDGLVHVSELSWKHIDHPSEVVQVGDEVTVEVLDVDMDRERVSLSLKATQEDPWRHFARTHAIGQIVPGKVTKLVPFGAFVRVEEGIEGLVHISELAERHVEVPDQVVGVGDDAMVKVIDIDLERRRISLSLKQANEDYTEEFDPAKYGMADSYDEQGNYIFPEGFDPDTNEWMEGFDTQRAEWEARYAEAERRHKMHTTQMEKFAAAEADGHGGSESVSSGAPQEKAAGGSLASDAQLAALREKLAGNA
- the uvrB gene encoding excinuclease ABC subunit UvrB, which produces MAFATEHPAGDVPVAHSEYRAVDDVVRSGARFEVVSPHAPAGDQPTAINELERRIRAGERDVVLLGATGTGKSATTAWLIERLQRPTLVMAPNKTLAAQLANELREMLPHNAVEYFVSYYDYYQPEAYIAQTDTYIEKDSSINDDVERLRHSATSALLSRRDVVVVASVSCIYGLGTPQSYLDRSVELRVGTEVPRDGLLRLLVDVQYTRNDLSFTRGSFRVRGDTVEIIPSYEELAVRIEFFGDEIEALYYLHPLTGEVIRQVESLRIFPATHYVAGPERMAQAISTIEEELAERLAELERQGKLLEAQRLRMRTNYDIEMMRQVGFCSGIENYSRHIDGRPAGSAPATLLDYFPEDFLLVIDESHVTVPQIGGMYEGDISRKRNLVEYGFRLPSAVDNRPLQWEEFADRIGQTVYLSATPGPYELSQTGGEFVEQVIRPTGLVDPKVVVKPTKGQIDDLIGEIRRRAEADQRVLVTTLTKKMAEDLTDYLLELGIRVRYLHSEVDTLRRVELLRQLRLGEYDVLVGINLLREGLDLPEVSLVAILDADKEGFLRSTRSLIQTIGRAARNVSGEVHMYADTITDSMREAIDETERRRAKQIAYNEANGIDPQPLRKKIADILDQVYREAADTEAADAVPVGGSARNASRGRRAQGEPGRAVSAGVFEGRDTSSMPRAELADLIKDLTAQMMAAARELQFELAARFRDEIADLKKELRGMDAAGLK
- a CDS encoding DMT family transporter codes for the protein MTAGWIIPFIILGGALQTCGAAMNGQLYKHMINPWLASAISFALITLFFIGAFLIMPNPLPTTKDIATMPWWAVVGGLVGAVQVYAGLTLVNRVGAGTFIGFTVTAALIMSLLIDHFGWLRVDAHPITVWRALGGAFLVLGVVLVAKF
- a CDS encoding mannosyltransferase, which gives rise to MAGDQDHRGSPTVTSIMSVPTLEQGTAAVLEPTEHPPARGRWLDPWAVALLATAISAAWAARPSLWFDEGATISASASRTVPELWKLLGHIDAVHGLYYLLMHGWFMIFPPTEFWSRVPSSLAIGAAAAGVVVFTKQFSGRTNALCAGVVFAILPRVTWAGIEARSSALSVAAAVWLTVVLVTAVRRNSRWRWLRYALVLVLSILVNLNFGLLVLVHAALLPLLAPENTRKSPVIRWTIATVAALVAMTPFVLFAHGQIWQVGWISGLNRNLLLDVMHRQYFDHSVPFAILAGVIVVAAGALRLAGVSGRSDGTGPLLLASVAWVVIPTAVVLIYSAIVEPVYYPRYLILTAPGAAVVLAVCIVAIARRPWYIAGIVALLAVAAFPNYFFTQRGPYAKEGWDYSQVADLISAHAAPGDCLLVDNTVPWRPGPVRALLATRPGAFQSLIDVERGAYGPTVGTLWDGHVAVWLTTAKINKCTTVWTISNHDASLPDHQVGQSLSPGTAFGRTPAYRFPSYLGFHIVERWQFHYSQVVKSTR
- a CDS encoding DUF402 domain-containing protein; the protein is MRAVDEYTVHPWGLYMARPTPGRRQFHYLESWLLPSLGLRATIFHFNPGHERDHDYYLDVGEYLPSQAVWRSEDHYLDIEVRTGNGLHLADVDELLDAVRHGLLTSDVAEQAVRRALSAVDGLARNGYDLPRWLAAHGMTISWHGPR